One genomic segment of Panicum virgatum strain AP13 chromosome 2N, P.virgatum_v5, whole genome shotgun sequence includes these proteins:
- the LOC120659665 gene encoding uncharacterized protein LOC120659665 has protein sequence MARARGGGLAAWAVAVAAAWVLWAAAVAGARSPAGRVHRHLKRLNKPAVKSIESPDGDIIDCVHISHQPAFDHPLLKNHTIQFRPAYHPEGLYDDAKSSIRSNNAGEKPMLQMWHRNGRCPEGTVPIRRTKKDDLLRASSMRRYGRKRHTVPNPLSVDPNMLSEGGHQHAIAYVEGDKYYGAKATINVWEPKIQQANEFSLSQLWILGGSFGEDLNSIEVGWQVSPDLYGDNNTRLFTYWTSDAYQATGCYNMLCSGFIQINNEIAMGASIFPISNYAGSQYDISILIWKDPKEGNWWMQFGKEYVLGYWPSFLFSYLADSASMIEWGGEVVNSEPDGTHTSTQMGSGHFPEEGFGKASYFKNIQVVDSGNQLSAPKGMGTFTEQSNCYDVQNGNNGDWGTYFYYGGPGKNSNCP, from the exons ATGgcgagggcgcgcggcggcggcctcgccgcgtgggcggtggccgtggcggcggcatgGGTGCTGTgggcggccgcggtggcgggggccaggtcgccggcggggagggTGCACCGGCACCTCAAGCGGCTCAACAAGCCGGCCGTGAAGAGCATCGAG AGCCCAGATGGAGACATCATCGACTGCGTGCATATCTCCCACCAACCAGCCTTCGACCATCCTCTCCTCAAGAACCACACAATACAG TTTAGACCAGCCTACCACCCTGAAGGTCTATATGATGATGCCAAGAGCAGCATACGCTCCAACAATGCCGGTGAGAAGCCGATGCTCCAGATGTGGCATCGAAATGGCAGATGTCCGGAGGGCACGGTCCCAATCAGGAGAACCAAGAAGGATGACCTGCTCCGAGCCAGCTCCATGAGGCGGTATGGCAGGAAGCGTCATACTGTTCCGAACCCACTGTCTGTTGATCCTAACATGCTTAGTGAGGGTGGTCACCAA CACGCGATAGCGTATGTCGAAGGTGATAAGTACTATGGTGCAAAGGCTACCATAAATGTGTGGGAGCCCAAGATTCAGCAGGCTAACGAGTTTAGTCTGTCCCAGCTCTGGATCTTAGGGGGTTCATTTGGGGAGGATCTGAACAGCATAGAGGTTGGTTGGCAG GTTAGCCCTGACCTCTATGGAGACAACAACACTAGGTTGTTCACATATTGGACT AGTGATGCATATCAGGCAACAGGGTGCTATAACATGTTGTGCTCAGGGTTCATTCAGATCAACAATGAGATCGCCATGGGGGCGAGCATCTTCCCCATCTCGAACTATGCGGGCTCCCAGTATGATATCAGCATCCTGATCTGGAAG GATCCAAAGGAAGGCAACTGGTGGATGCAGTTTGGCAAGGAGTATGTCTTAGGCTACTGGCcgtccttcctcttctcctaTCTCGCGGACAGCGCATCGATGATTGAGTGGGGTGGTGAGGTGGTGAATTCAGAGCCGGATGGCACGCACACGTCGACGCAGATGGGCAGCGGGCACTTCCCTGAGGAAGGGTTTGGCAAGGCGAGCTACTTCAAGAACATTCAGGTGGTGGACAGCGGCAACCAGCTGAGCGCCCCAAAGGGGATGGGTACCTTCACCGAGCAGTCCAACTGCTACGACGTGCAGAACGGTAACAATGGTGACTGGGGCACCTATTTCTACTACGGTGGCCCTGGCAAGAATTCAAATTGCCCATGA